Proteins found in one Halococcus agarilyticus genomic segment:
- a CDS encoding DUF7529 family protein, with protein sequence MSEHNPFDRVVEPWEAVMEDMEATATEYREAGWEVLELHPGDVTVLDDERYGLDVLVPGDEYERLTDLAAAGTFDSYEVYRADESGIAFVLAVLEDPDSEQAVCCPAYYEESEADGMARRAHEEGRMYTHIRPLANDEAVTFAYEDPDLFFTD encoded by the coding sequence ATGTCCGAGCACAACCCGTTCGATCGGGTCGTCGAACCGTGGGAGGCGGTCATGGAAGACATGGAAGCCACGGCCACGGAGTACCGCGAGGCGGGCTGGGAGGTCCTCGAACTCCATCCCGGCGACGTCACCGTTCTGGACGACGAGCGCTACGGGCTCGACGTCCTGGTGCCCGGCGACGAGTACGAGCGCCTCACCGACCTCGCCGCGGCGGGGACGTTCGATTCCTACGAGGTGTACCGCGCCGACGAGTCGGGGATCGCCTTCGTGCTCGCGGTGCTCGAAGACCCGGACAGCGAGCAGGCGGTGTGCTGTCCGGCGTACTACGAGGAGAGCGAGGCCGACGGGATGGCACGCCGGGCGCACGAGGAGGGTCGGATGTACACCCACATCCGCCCGCTCGCGAACGACGAGGCCGTGACGTTCGCCTACGAGGACCCCGATCTGTTCTTCACCGACTGA